A window of Hyalangium ruber contains these coding sequences:
- a CDS encoding HAL/PAL/TAL family ammonia-lyase, with protein sequence MSEAGASARQVVDGERLSIFDIWRVAVDGVGVELAPECERAIEATHARVQEWGLRQEPIYGVNTGFGEMIRVAIPPEHGSQLQYNLLRSHAAGWGEPFPDEVVRAVMAVRLNCLAQGYSGVSIEGAHLLEELINRRIHPIIPQQGSLGASGDLGPLAQMALALIGEGEVRYEGRRRKAAVVLEEHGLRPLVPGFKEGLALINGTAPMTAVAALALVDSYHLLRLALLVSADVVQCLGGSTQPFEHRGNALKNHAGQVSVARAMRELLAGGSLARGHEALMEAMRAQAPAGAGVVDTKMYLQNAYSLRAVPQVLGMVVETLDFCRRAVEEEASSVNDNPLIFDTPETSFHGANFHGQYVAMACDYLNIALTEVGVLAERQLNRLVDPHLNGALPAFLAYRNTGLGLGFQGGQYLAVSIASENQNLAAPSSIKSISSNGQNQDVVSMGLTAARRSRQLVENVGTILAVAVAACRQASHLLPPGDAERLSPVVREFHARMPVLREPYRDDVPLNELIAEVRQWVMGREARAFLEAKVVLGERETP encoded by the coding sequence ATGAGCGAGGCAGGGGCTTCGGCCCGGCAGGTGGTCGACGGGGAGCGCTTGTCGATCTTCGACATCTGGCGCGTGGCGGTGGACGGCGTGGGCGTGGAGCTCGCGCCGGAGTGCGAGCGGGCCATCGAGGCCACCCATGCGCGGGTGCAGGAGTGGGGGCTGCGCCAGGAGCCTATCTACGGCGTCAACACCGGCTTCGGGGAGATGATCCGCGTCGCCATTCCTCCCGAGCATGGCTCTCAGTTGCAGTACAACCTGCTGCGCTCACACGCGGCGGGCTGGGGCGAGCCGTTCCCGGACGAGGTGGTGCGGGCGGTGATGGCGGTACGGCTCAACTGCCTGGCCCAGGGTTACTCCGGTGTCAGCATCGAGGGGGCTCACCTGCTTGAGGAGCTGATCAACCGGCGCATCCATCCGATCATCCCCCAGCAGGGCTCCCTGGGAGCCAGCGGTGACCTGGGGCCGCTGGCGCAGATGGCGCTGGCGCTCATCGGCGAGGGCGAGGTGCGCTACGAGGGCAGGCGGCGCAAGGCGGCCGTGGTGCTGGAGGAGCATGGGCTGCGGCCGCTCGTCCCCGGCTTCAAAGAGGGGCTGGCGCTGATCAACGGCACGGCGCCGATGACGGCGGTGGCGGCGCTGGCGCTCGTGGACAGCTACCACCTGCTGCGGCTGGCGCTGTTGGTGTCCGCCGACGTGGTGCAGTGCCTCGGAGGCTCCACCCAGCCCTTCGAGCACCGAGGCAACGCGCTGAAGAACCACGCGGGGCAGGTGTCGGTGGCGCGGGCGATGCGGGAGCTCCTGGCGGGAGGTTCCCTGGCGCGAGGGCACGAGGCGCTGATGGAGGCCATGCGCGCCCAGGCTCCAGCGGGCGCTGGAGTGGTGGACACGAAGATGTACCTGCAGAACGCCTACTCGCTGCGCGCGGTGCCCCAGGTGCTGGGCATGGTGGTGGAGACGCTGGACTTCTGCCGGCGCGCCGTCGAGGAGGAGGCCAGCTCCGTCAACGACAACCCGCTCATCTTCGACACGCCGGAGACGAGCTTCCACGGGGCCAACTTCCACGGCCAGTACGTCGCCATGGCGTGCGATTACCTCAATATCGCGCTCACGGAGGTGGGCGTGCTGGCCGAGCGGCAGCTCAACCGGCTCGTGGATCCGCACCTCAATGGCGCGCTGCCGGCGTTCCTGGCGTACAGGAACACGGGGCTGGGCCTGGGCTTCCAGGGCGGGCAGTACCTGGCGGTCAGCATCGCCTCGGAGAACCAGAACCTGGCGGCGCCATCGTCCATCAAGTCCATCTCCTCCAATGGGCAGAACCAGGACGTGGTGAGCATGGGGCTGACGGCGGCGCGGCGCTCGCGCCAGTTGGTGGAGAACGTGGGGACCATTCTCGCGGTGGCGGTGGCGGCCTGCCGGCAGGCCTCGCACCTGTTGCCCCCGGGAGACGCCGAGCGCTTGAGCCCCGTGGTGCGCGAGTTCCACGCACGGATGCCGGTGCTCCGCGAGCCGTACCGGGACGACGTACCGCTCAACGAGCTCATCGCCGAGGTGCGCCAGTGGGTGATGGGGCGCGAGGCGCGGGCCTTCCTGGAGGCCAAGGTCGTGCTCGGCGAGCGCGAGACGCCGTGA
- a CDS encoding PhzF family phenazine biosynthesis protein, with product MRLSLFQVDAFSSRVFGGNPAAVVPLESWLPDATLQAIALENNLSETAFFVKEPAGWHLRWFTPAQEVDLCGHATLGAAFVLFQHVQPGLERVEFASRSGPLVVTRDGDWLVLDFPSRPPKPLAMSSALAEALGAAPRELLAARDWVAVFDSEAEVRALRPDMAKLSALNTFAVAVTAPGTDVDFVSRFFAPRAGVPEDPVTGSAHCSLVPYWAKRLGKSRLRARQVSARGGELRCEDLGERVHIAGQAVLYLSGHITV from the coding sequence GTGCGCCTGAGCCTCTTCCAGGTGGATGCCTTCAGTTCCCGCGTCTTCGGGGGCAATCCCGCCGCTGTCGTTCCGCTGGAGTCGTGGCTTCCGGACGCCACGCTCCAGGCCATCGCCCTGGAGAACAACCTCTCGGAGACCGCGTTCTTCGTGAAGGAGCCGGCCGGCTGGCACCTGCGCTGGTTCACTCCCGCGCAGGAGGTGGACCTGTGCGGCCACGCCACGCTGGGGGCGGCCTTCGTCCTCTTCCAGCACGTGCAGCCGGGCCTGGAGCGGGTGGAGTTCGCCTCGCGCTCCGGGCCGCTGGTGGTGACGCGGGACGGGGATTGGCTGGTGCTGGACTTCCCCTCCCGGCCTCCCAAGCCCCTGGCGATGTCCTCCGCGCTCGCCGAGGCGCTGGGGGCCGCTCCGCGCGAGCTGCTCGCCGCGCGGGACTGGGTGGCGGTGTTCGACTCCGAGGCCGAGGTGCGCGCGCTGCGCCCGGACATGGCGAAGCTCTCCGCGCTGAACACGTTCGCGGTGGCGGTGACGGCGCCCGGTACGGACGTGGACTTCGTCTCGCGCTTCTTCGCCCCTCGCGCGGGCGTGCCGGAGGATCCGGTGACGGGCTCGGCGCACTGCTCGCTGGTGCCCTACTGGGCAAAGCGGCTGGGCAAGTCGCGCCTGCGGGCCCGCCAGGTCTCCGCGCGCGGCGGGGAGCTGCGGTGCGAGGACCTCGGCGAGCGGGTGCATATCGCCGGACAGGCCGTGCTCTACCTCTCAGGGCACATCACCGTTTGA